One window from the genome of Vidua chalybeata isolate OUT-0048 chromosome 3, bVidCha1 merged haplotype, whole genome shotgun sequence encodes:
- the CENPF gene encoding centromere protein F has product MSWAVEEWKEGLSPRILQKIHELESQVDKLKKERQQRQYQLETLEAALQKQKQKVESEKNESAILKRENQSLMELCDNLEKAKQKISHDLQVKECQVNIQSGQLNSCKKDIERLEQELKRCKCELERSQQTLTAGDVSLSATPQRSFTAPLTPVQSNNDAKFEELEEKYKKKVQENKELELQLRTIQFKKINQPHPQSSLSHREIARHQASSSVFSWQQEKTPSRNSETPARGSSAASSFPWDKDTNSSILSEKNEFDNSFTENSNSSLMIQLRAQNQELNSIIKDLEQQLQAQEKLKRSHMNKHQETELELDKLKLELTEKDKTLNKTRDKLTQTSTQLDQATTQVQALEQKVKRLSEELNCQRQNAESARQSLEQKIKAKEKEYQQELSCQQRALQTLDQQCNQIRSKLNQELQQAKNDFNALQAEFDKVMAAKQRLEHDTSDLTHKLCRAEQALSAAQAKEADLTRSFQEVKQEKNLLNCQLEKKSQEIHQLEEELNMIKQSLKLSQNFAEEMKNKNAVLEIDLKLLEEKLKRQESSLSLENLKIALDDMEKQRESTQGLLKEKDNHIKEQDCKISKMEGESEALQRLLGLKQRECEELQKEATVFSQWKNETNNLINKLKSEKEGMLAHINDLESSLQSQQSKNHEHSEKLRMMQTESDRKSREIRELKDMLECKSAELEEQKKAFDELKQKAECSDKKYCKDIENMSCKIFQLTNQVAEVEEKLQLAASQGLQREQCYQDLLGEYEKICCLVKAKDISEMTEDGGVNLQSKQEKTPLENIQFVATNSNTRVLDHGCAGAVLEMGKTKDLANLQEQISFLESSLVAQKQLNSNQQQQYEGLLQIKSETEQRLFAVEQMYKSFMTETEQHISNLQADISARQELVEKTSAILEEKDMQLQTLNERLENQQVELQNLKITNKLLEDSLRQLKLMSATWDSEKKDMSSMICSYSKKISELTEENTALRDLSSALKQEQITLLEANKNIYDSLKEREEIISEMSGKHEEERQRIESRTEEIKTELEVLQVKYKLVEEENGKIMNILREQTTELDDKKAKLEQEKQVLSENKDILHKLIASEEIKKDLVHELQQLQSEFSNIQHVPFVELDCLSQEKLNVRTTQNTMHEKCGFVFQEKEQLGKELPIKNEPLMCSVNCEQRHCSEQLRKSMEEKDIELNKYQVKLELLQMDFEDSELSLKNCRLEVMQLETALKGMEVELEKNVREKERLQQELLSVKELKTADSSLTVLEEDGHSLEYNYSDISQDCGKRGIDESPSSVLLASSLQVTINQLSELEKMCERLQNENTALASGFKDAKTNGTTGINKEEEETDDIMNADSNLKAEKAVLPDELMDQSDNSDLRMRSDNKEVNFRLKECSSSDYEDLKLSSKEVRVHFAEVREKLLTFQDEHLKLYEQHCSMSSKICELQSCIEILKAENSSLSASQSSAHVDSVQVSLSSSQDDTLPKLDETKATDSSSDLSVNPHLLELSEVVESHNSASCKWTEKMNQTDSSVEVISEDATEVLVEKCHNDHNLDSIRELRSITPRKSNLENRIEELQMLCQTYEKAIKVLEDQFHVQENMKNEEIQELKEVILSERKEIDHLKQQNLSEKEEWQQKLNNVTMEMECKLAAERKQTQNLSLELEAARLQLQVLDLSSHSLLCTDIENNIEQENNTPYKLRVPVENSALKNNNLKIIPIEKMAAGDASVCENETDTAEARLMEDYTEKISGEHECRNTSGKITSPSDHASALSFSSSRVLSAGDFCENQVTTEMLQEEAKQQTAKNLKLIYELEKEQNHVDLKIRVEQSNSEMNFQEAQMISNSSAFAGLEEATVAVKEENCGINKKHRSVSVNKQELSLHVVSSEKEPENLKSELEICKVRLPNAADMFDDIEMTKRAGQEQFLAAENEWRSLKSEQVNIDNHALFIEHDIEMLQAKCQQLEREREVNLKTISSFREHLVLVTAERNYIGQELSILSESKKELDQKYQKLQEKLNEFKLTKMDSTEFIRRLEDEVRTQANLLEAAKSDADQLSNEKDSLLQKLQSLENDAISFTIEKEKFQNEAADSKKEKELIARELGMMQHKLGTSEMENSKLSKSLEGLLMEKGELAARLSAAQKEADQLRCGIEKLKVKIESDEKKKRHIAEKLRDNERKADSLQDKIERLERELEMSEKNLEDTVIELETAKAEAETLATEMEEMTEKLKCSNLQIDVLTSQKECLAKELKEMQERFLELESSNLATAKQLEEKEEEKLQIKDEFENTVALLRSELKDMSEKLEFSCKEEADARAKEQILIGQVARLEQDKITLLQECQEIKNENIKLDQAREVLVQELMDCKQKLNEKVQENGALEKQVKETEALSLQLTHMQHELECWHQEKERLQNLIAELKLKEQHFSDGETSPDILNVLKMSYKDLEKELESTLFEKSTLCKKVNELAESRTELQVQLSNTEQKIAKLQEERNKLAEEMQCVQEHSEKNKIQLHLTTSEKSELARCLEMVQNQLQEKESEIKREVSEYKDRLLQAEKEHQDALTEANRKNEVKIEACHEKISSLEHIISSQKLEIEHLKSNKEQLNNSLKEANQSLGELLKTKADNSNIIIQLKKENEYAHSKVQMWMKSCKQLEQEKEMLQKQLAEHDELLKKENLTMAKHNKEDADDNAITEEIKLKLEELQESMEVKTREANENLEKYCSLIVKYHKLEEENEMLKTQVSLLSTQLKRRASDAVSTPLLNSEKSLTQKSKHSVKDRRSDEDTTKLSSKRQRCEDSRKDNGEPRSPAPETSLKKKRKYDISQNLQGRDNTDCELDGLPEIVKKGFADIPSGKVSPYILRRTTLHLRSSPHLAASSEKRPLPTQDSQKCRPDHLGERCCLTPGGSKPQKENDEQQSQAFPPMTSTSRSPLCLHKQSPKPLSDNTRESRTMHKAKNSLNEQGLSGQDEQKENCKVQ; this is encoded by the exons AAAATCAATCAGCCTCATCCTCAAAGCTCTTTGAGTCACAGAGAGATTGCACGGCATCAGGCTTCCTCATCCGTGTTTTCATGGCAACAGGAAAAGACACCTTCTAGAAACTCAGAAACACCGGCAAGGGGAAGTTCTGCAGCATCCTCCTTTCCTTGGGATAAAGACACAAATTCAAGTATTCTATCAGAGAAAAACGAGTTTGACAACAGTTTTACTGAGAACTCGAATTCCTCCCTCATGATCCAGCTGAGAGCACAGAACCAAG aactAAATTCCATTATTAAAGACCTAGAACAGCAATTGCAAGCtcaagaaaagctgaagaggtcCCATATGAATAAACATCAAGAGACTGAACTGGAGCTGGACAAATTGAAGTTGGAATTAACTGAGAAGGATAAAACTCTGAACAAAACCAGAGATAAACTGACTCAAACGAGTACACAACTTGATCAAGCTACCACGCAG GTCCAAGCGTTGGAGCAAAAGGTGAAGCGATTGTCAGAAGAACTGAATTGCCAAAGACAAAATGCTGAGAGCGCTCGTCAGTctttagaacagaaaataaaggcaaaggaaaaggaatacCAACAG GAACTCTCTTGTCAGCAGCGTGCCTTGCAAACACTGGATCAGCAGTGCAACCAGATAAGAAGCAAACTGAACCAGGAGCTACAGCAAGCCAAAAATGACTTCAATGCTCTGCAGGCAGAATTTGACAAA GTAATGGCAGCAAAACAACGCTTGGAACACGACACCAGTGATCTCACCCAcaagctgtgcagagcagagcaggctctgtCAGCTGCCCAGGCTAAGGAAGCTGACCTGACAAGAAGCTTTCAG gaagtgaagcaggaaaaaaatcttctcaaTTGTCAACTTGAAAAGAAATCACAAGAGATCCACCAGCTTGAAGAAGAACTAAATATGATCAAGCAATCTCTAAAGCTAAGCCAAAATTTTGCAGAAGAGATGAAAA ATAAGAATGCTGTTCTGGAAATTGATCTGAAGTTACTGGAAGAGAAATTGAAAAGGCAAGAGAGCTCACTTTCACTGGAGAACCTGAAAATAGCTTTAGATGACATGGAAAAGCAACGAGAGTCTACCCAAGGTCTCCTCAAGGAAAAAGATAATCATATTAAAGAACAAGACTGTAAAATAAGTAAGATGGAGGGAGAATCAGAAGCTTTGCAGAGACTTCTTGGATTAAAGCAGAGAGAATGTGAAGAATTGCAAAAAGAGGCTACTGTTTTTTCTcaatggaaaaatgaaactaaTAATCTTATAAATAAACTTAAGTCTGAAAAGGAAGGTATGCTGGCTCATATTAATGACTTGGAGAGTTCCCTTCAAAgtcagcaaagcaaaaatcacGAGCATAGTGAGAAACTTAGAATGATGCAAACTGAAAGTGACAGGAAATCCAGAGAGATTAGAGAACTTAAAGATATGCTGGAATGTAAAAGTGCAGAAttagaagaacaaaaaaaagcttttgatgAACTTAAGCAGAAAGCAGAATGTTCTGATAAAAAGTACTGCAAAGATATAGAAAATATGTCCTGTAAAATATTCCAGCTCACCAACCAAGTTGCTGAAGTGGAAGAAAAGTTACAGCTGGCAGCAAGTCAAGGACTGCAAAGGGAGCAGTGCTATCAAGACCTGCTTGGTGAATATGAAAAAATCTGTTGTCTTGTAAAAGCaaaagatatttcagaaatGACAGAAGATGGAGGAGTTAATCtacaaagcaaacaggaaaagacTCCTTTAGAGAATATACAATTTGTAGCAACTAATTCCAACACTAGAGTGTTGGATCATGGATGTGCAGGAGCTGTTCTAGAAATGGGAAAAACTAAGGATCTGGCCAATTTACAAGAGCAGATCTCGTTTCTTGAGAGTTCTTTAGTGGCTCAAAAGCAGCTGAATtcaaatcagcagcagcagtatgAAGGCTTACTGCAAATAAAGAGTGAAACAGAACAAAGGTTATTTGCAGTAGAACAGATGTACAAAAGCTTCATGACAGAAACTGAGCAGCACATCAGTAATTTGCAAGCGGATATTTCAGCACGTCAAGAATTAGTTGAAAAAACTTCAGCTATTCTTGAGGAAAAGGACATGCAACTGCAAACTTTGAATGAAAGATTAGAGAACCAACAAGTTGAGCTTCAGAATTTAAAGATCACTAATAAATTGCTTGAGGATTCACTAAGACAGCTGAAGCTTATGTCTGCAACATGGGATTCAGAGAAGAAGGACATGTCTTCAATGATTTGCtcatacagtaaaaaaattagTGAACTTACTGAAGAAAATACAGCCCTTAGGGATTTAAGCAGTGCTTTAAAGCAGGAACAAATAACTTTACTGgaggcaaataaaaatatttatgatagtttaaaggaaagagaagaaataatttctgaaatgtctgGAAAACATGAGGAGGAAAGACAGCGTATTGAATcaagaacagaagaaatcaaaacagagcTTGAAGTTTTGCAGGTAAAGTATAAATtagtagaagaagaaaatggaaaaattatgaACATTCTGAGAGAGCAGACAACTGAATTAGAtgacaaaaaagcaaaattagaaCAAGAGAAACAGGTACTTAGTGAGAACAAAGATATCTTACATAAACTAATAGcctcagaagaaataaaaaaggatttggTTCATGAACTCCAGCAACTGCAGTCAGAATTTTCCAACATCCAACATGTGCCTTTTGTGGAGCTTGACTGTTTAAGCCAGGAAAAGTTAAATGTTAGGACAACACAAAATACAATGCACGAGAAATGTGGCTTTGTATTTCAAGAAAAGGAGCAACTGGGGAAGGAACTACCAATAAAAAATGAACCTCTAATGTGCAGTGTTAATTGTGAACAAAGACACTGTTCAGAACAGTTGAGAAAGTCCATGGAAGAAAAGGACATTGAGCTGAATAAATACCAAGTTAAACTTGAGCTTCTTCAAATGGATTTTGAGGATAGTGAACTCTCTCTAAAGAACTGCAGGTTAGAAGTGATGCAGCTGGAGACGGCTTTAAAAGGTATGGAAGTAGAACTTGAGAAAAAtgtgagagagaaagagagactgCAGCAAGAATTACTGTCTGTTAAAGAACTGAAAACTGCAGATTCTTCACTTACAGTGTTAGAGGAAGATGGCCATTCATTGGAGTATAATTACAGTGACATTTCCCAGGATTGTGGCAAAAGAGGAATAGATGAAAGTCCTTCATCAGTGTTGCTGGCATCCTCTTTGCAGGTAACAATAAACCAGCTGAGTGAGCTTGAGAAAATGTGTGAGAGGTTGCAGAATGAAAACACTGCATTAGCCTCTGGATTCAAAGATGCTAAAACCAATGGTACCACAGGTATTAataaagaggaagaggagacagATGATATCATGAATGCAGATAGCAATTTAAAAGCTGAGAAAGCTGTTCTTCCTGATGAACTTATGGATCAAAGTGATAACAGTGATCTGAGAATGCGTTCTGATAATAAGGAAGTGAACTTCAGGCTTAAAGAATGCAGTTCTTCTGACTATGAAGATTTAAAATTGTCCAGCAAAGAAGTTAGGGTACACTTTGCAGAAGTAAGAGAGAAGCTTTTGACTTTTCAGGATGAACACCTAAAATTATATGAACAGCACTGTAGTATGAGCTCAAAGATATGTGAGCTGCAGTCTTGTATTGAAAtactaaaagcagaaaattcttCACTGTCAGCAAGTCAGAGCAGTGCTCATGTAGATTCTGTGCAAGTGTCACTGTCATCCAGCCAAGATGACACGCTGCCTAAATTAGATGAAACTAAGGCCACGGATTCTTCCTCAGACCTTTCTGTAAATCCCCATTTATTAGAACTAAGTGAGGTGGTTGAGTCTCATAACAGTGCTTCTTGCAAATGGACAGAGAAAATGAATCAGACAGACAGTTCTGTAGAAGTAATTTCAGAGGATGCAACAGAAGTTTTGGTTGAAAAGTGTCATAATGATCACAATTTGGATTCTATTAGAGAGCTCAGGAGTATTACTCCAAGAAAATCTAACCTTGAAAATAGAATTGAAGAGCTTCAGATGCTCTGTCAGACATATGAGAAGGCCATCAAAGTGCTTGAAGATCAGTTTCATGTTCAAGAGAAtatgaaaaatgaggaaatacaAGAGCTGAAAGAAGTCATActttctgaaaggaaagaaatagatCATCTCAAACAGCAAAATCTATCTGAAAAGGAAGAATGGCAGCAGAAGCTGAATAATGTGACCATGGAGATGGAGTGCAAactggcagcagaaagaaaacaaactcagAATCTCTCTTtggagctggaagcagcaaGACTCCAACTACAGGTCCTTGATTTAAGTTCTCAttcactgctctgcacagaTATTGAAAAT AACATAGAACAAGAAAACAATACTCCTTATAAATTAAGAGTGCCTGTTGAAAACTCAGCTCTGAAAAACAATAATCTTAAAATAATCCCCATTGAGAAAATGGCTGCAGGAGATGCCTCTGTGTGTGAAAATGAAACTGACACTGCAGAAGCAAGATTAATGGAAGATTACACTGAGAAAATTTCTGGAGAACATGAGTGTAGAAATACATCAGGAAAAATAACCAGCCCCTCAGACCATGCCAGTGCATTGTCATTTTCCAGTAGTAGGGTTTTGAGTGCTGGCGATTTCTGTGAAAATCAAGTAACCACTGAAATGCTTCAGGAAGAGGCAAAACAACAGACTGCTAAAAATTTGAAGCTGATCTATGAActagaaaaagaacaaaaccatgtAGATTTGAAAATAAGAGTTGAGCAATCAAACTCAGAGATGAACTTCCAGGAGGCACAAATGATTTCAAATAGCTCAGCTTTTGCAGGACTGGAGGAAGCTACTGTAGCTGTTAAGGAAGAAAACTGTggcataaataaaaaacacagaTCAGTTTCTGTCAATAAGCAGGAATTATCTCTTCATGTAGTCTCATCAGAAAAAGAACCTGAGAACCTAAAGTCTGAGCTGGAGATATGTAAAGTTAGATTGCCTAATGCAGCAGACATGTTTGATGATATAGAAATGACCAAGAGAGCTGGTCAGGAACAATTTCTTGCAGCCGAAAATGAATGGAGGAGTCTGAAATCTGAGCAAGTTAATATTGACAACCATGCCTTGTTCATAGAGCATGACATTGAAATGCTTCAGGCAAAATGTCAGCAATtagaaagggagagggaagttAATCTGAAAACTATTTCTAGCTTTCGAGAGCACCTTGTTTTGGTTACAGCTGAGAGAAACTATATTGGCCAAGAACTGAGTATTTTGtctgaaagcaaaaaagagCTGGATCAGAAGTATCAAAAGCtacaagagaaattaaatgaattCAAGTTAACTAAAATGGATTCTACTGAATTCATTAGAAGGTTAGAGGATGAAGTGAGGACACAAGCAAATCTGCTTGAGGCTGCAAAATCTGATGCAGATCAATTATCCAATGAAAAAGACAGTCTTCTTCAGAAGCTGCAAAGTTTAGAAAATGATGCTATATCTTTCAccatagaaaaagaaaaattccagaaTGAAGCAGCAgattcaaagaaagaaaaagagctgatTGCAAGAGAGTTGGGAATGATGCAGCATAAATTAGGTAcatcagaaatggaaaattcaaaGCTTTCCAAATCTTTGGAAGGCTTGTTGATGGAAAAAGGAGAACTTGCTGCAAGACTCAGCGCAGCACAGAAAGAAGCAGACCAATTGCGATGTGGAATTGAGAAGCTGAAAGTAAAAATTGAGTCTGATGAGAAGAAAAAACGTCACATTGCTGAAAAGCTGAGAGACAATGAACGGAAAGCTGACTCTCTTCAGGATAAAATAGAGAGGCTTGAAAGGGAATTGGAGATGTCAGAGAAAAATCTAGAAGATACAGTTATTGAGTTGGAGACTGccaaagcagaggcagaaacaTTAGCAACAGAGATGGAAGAGATGACTGAAAAGCTTAAATGTTCTAACTTACAAATTGATGTCCTCACCTCACAAAAAGAGTGTTTGGctaaagaattaaaagaaatgcaagaaagaTTCCTTGAACTGGAGTCTTCAAATTTGGCTACAGCAAAACAgttggaagaaaaggaggaagaaaagctaCAAATCAAAGATGAGTTTGAAAATACTGTGGCATTGCTGAGATCTGAGCTCAAAGATATGAGTGAGAAATTAGAGTTTTCATGCAAGGAGGAAGCAGATGCTAGAGCAAAAGAGCAAATCTTGATTGGTCAGGTGGCTCGTCTTGAGCAAGATAAAATAACGCTGTTACAGGAAtgtcaggaaataaaaaatgaaaacatcaaaTTGGATCAAGCAAGGGAAGTACTTGTTCAAGAATTGATGGATTGTAAACAAAAACTCAATGAAAAAGTGCAGGAAAATGGTGCTcttgaaaagcaggtgaaagaaacagaagcacTCTCTTTGCAGCTGACTCACATGCAGCATGAACTTGAATGCTGGCACCAGGAAAAAGAGAGGCTGCAGAACTTGATTGCTGAGTTGAAGCTGAAGGAGCAACATTTTTCTGATGGCGAAACCTCTCCAGATATCCTGAATGTTCTAAAAATGTCTTATAAGGACCTTGAGAAGGAACTGGAATCTACACTTTTTGAAAAGAGCACTCTATGTAAAAAG GTAAATGAACTGGCTGAAAGTCGAACTGAGCTGCAAGTCCAGCTAAGTAATACTGAACAGAAGATTGCCAAAttacaggaagaaagaaataagcTTGCTGAAGAAATGCAATGTGTTCAAGAACattcagaaaagaacaaa ATTCAGCTGCATCTaacaacttcagaaaaaagTGAACTGGCCAGGTGCTTGGAGATGGTCCAGAATCAACTTCAAGAAAAAGAGAGTGAAATTAAAAGAGAGGTATCAGAATACAAAGACAGACTACTTCAAGCAGAGAAAGAACATCAGGATGCTCTGACAGAAGCAAACCGAAAG aatGAAGTAAAAATTGAGGCCTGTCATGAGAAGATTAGTTCACTGGAGCACATTATCAGCTCACAAAAATTGGAAATTGAGCATCTGAAATCAAATAAAGAACAGCTAAATAATTCCCTTAAAGAAGCTAATCAATCCTTAGGAGAACTCCTAAAAACTAAG gCTGATAATAGTAACATTATAATTcagctgaagaaggaaaatgaatatGCCCACAGTAAAGTGCAGATGTGGATGAAATCCTGTAAGCAGCtggaacaggaaaaggaaatgttgcAGAAACAACTTGCTGAACATGATGAGCTGctaaagaaggaaaatctgaCTATGGCAAAGCATAATAAGGAAG ATGCTGATGATAATGCcattacagaagaaattaagtTAAAATTGGAAGAATTGCAGGAATCTATGGAAGTGAAGACCAGAGAAGCAAATGAGAACTTGGAGAAATACTGCTCTCTCATTGTTAAATATCATAAACtagaggaggaaaatgagatGCTAAAAACACAAGTCAGTTTGTTGAGTACTCAGCTGAAACGGCGAGCAAGTGATGCTGTCAGCACTCCTTTGCTGAATTCAGAGAAGTCATTAACACAGAAGAGCAAACACTCTGTCAAAGACAGAAGGTCAGACGAAGATACCACTAAGCTTTCAAGTAAAAGGCAGAGATGTGAAGACAGCAGGAAAGACAATGGAGAACCAAGATCTCCTGCTCCAGAGACttcattgaaaaagaaaaggaagtatGATATCTCTCAAAATCTGCAGGGTCGGGACAATACTGACTGTGAGCTGGATGGGCTTCCAGAAATAGTGAAAAAAG ggtTTGCTGACATCCCCAGTGGCAAGGTCAGCCCTTATATTTTACGTAGAACAACGCTGCACCTCAGATCCAGTCCCCATCTGGCTGCCTCAAGTGAGAAGAGGCCTTTGCCTACACAGGACTCACAGAAGTGCAGACCAGACCATCTTGGTGAGCGCTGCTGTTTGACACCTGGTGGCAGCAAACCACAAAAG GAAAATGATGAGCAGCAGTCCCAAGCTTTTCCACCGATGACTTCTACATCAAGGTCACCGCTTTGCCTGCATAAACAATCCCCAAAACCTCTCTCTGATAATACTAGGGAGAGTCGTACAATGCACAAAGCAAAAAATTCCCTAAATGAACAAGGATTATCTGGGCAAGatgagcaaaaagaaaattgtaagGTGCAGTAA